In Bacteriovorax sp. Seq25_V, the genomic window TACCGAAGATTTCAAAAGCGAACTTGGGTTCAAAAAATCAAGTCTTTCTTCTCCTAGTAACTGCACCCGCGTAATGGTGTTGGAATTATCGTAAAACTAATCGCAATCGTTATGACGAAGTTTTCATTTTCAGGAGTTCATATCATATATGAAATCTACTTTGTTATAGCTTAAATCTAGATACTTATTTTAATGATACTCAATTTCTAACACCATTCGAATGGGGCAGTTAATCAGAGAAGAGCCATCATAATCCAAAGTGAACCAGCTGTCACAAGTGGAATCGTTAGATTGTCATCTATCTTAAGTTCAAGAAGATCGAAGAGTGTCACAATAGATGAACTAATTAGTGAAACAAAGACCAACTTAAATCCACTAAATACTGGAGAGAGAACAATTAGGTGAATGATAAGTGCAGAGATCAAAAAAGCACTCGAGCCTTCAACTGTACGATGTTCTTTGATTTTTCTTTTTCCAAATTGAATTCCAATAATTGCAGAAAAGGGATCGCTAATAGCGAGCGTGAAAATTGCAACAAGAGAGATTTCTTTTGGGAAAGTCAATACCGTTAAAAGTAGTCCCATGAGAAATGGAATTGAAGCTGATTCTTTTAGTTGCTCTTCCGCACGTAAAAGATACTTTGAGGCCTCGGTAAATATACTTTTAAACTCTGGATAATTAAGTCTTACTTGTTCAAGAATATAGAGAATACATGTGGCTATCCCAAGGATATGTATCGCTTGTTGATACGTTAAGAAATATTTGTAAATTAATCCACAGCCCATTCCCATTGAAATATGGAATAAACGGCGAGGTATATGAAGATCTTTTCTACTTTTTTCGATATTTTCCATGGCGAGATTATAGCAGAGATTTTATTCTTATTCTTCAAAAATCATTTTCTTCTCTTGCAAGGCCATTAATGTATCTTTTTGGTAGAGAATACCCTCTAGAACTTGGTTTACGGGATTAACTACTGGGAGGATATCCTTTCCAGACATGAGAAAGATATTCTTGGCCCCTTCAAGAGTTGAGTTCGAAG contains:
- a CDS encoding diacylglycerol/polyprenol kinase family protein codes for the protein MENIEKSRKDLHIPRRLFHISMGMGCGLIYKYFLTYQQAIHILGIATCILYILEQVRLNYPEFKSIFTEASKYLLRAEEQLKESASIPFLMGLLLTVLTFPKEISLVAIFTLAISDPFSAIIGIQFGKRKIKEHRTVEGSSAFLISALIIHLIVLSPVFSGFKLVFVSLISSSIVTLFDLLELKIDDNLTIPLVTAGSLWIMMALL